In a genomic window of Bacteroidota bacterium:
- the meaB gene encoding methylmalonyl Co-A mutase-associated GTPase MeaB — translation MENKNSKGKFLSVSKGVKQPSYLNTNVIKKLRHKKSTEISIDEIISGIRKGDKTTLSRAITIIESSLPLHQQKAQKIIEKCLPFSGKSIRIGITGIPGVGKSTFIEAVGKELVKQGKKVAVLAIDPSSSRSKGSILGDKTRMSALSSTHNAFIRPSPASGTLGGVARKTRETILLCEAAGFDIIFVETVGVGQSETTVHSMVDFFLMLMLAGAGDELQGIKRGIMELADMILINKADENTIEKVQNAKQTYQNTLHLFPAKPSGWQAYTGFCSSVSGEGIDKVWQKILEFKNLTQNNGSFQTNRKEQLKFWLYETINSQLKSYFYNDENIKQNINQFEKDVLENKISPFVAAQELLAIRNKTNK, via the coding sequence ATGGAAAATAAAAATTCAAAGGGAAAATTTTTATCTGTTAGCAAAGGAGTAAAGCAGCCTTCTTATTTGAACACTAATGTAATAAAAAAATTAAGACATAAAAAATCAACAGAAATTTCAATTGATGAAATTATTTCGGGAATCCGAAAAGGAGATAAAACAACTTTAAGTCGTGCCATAACAATAATTGAGAGCTCACTGCCACTTCATCAACAAAAGGCACAAAAAATAATAGAAAAGTGCTTGCCCTTTTCAGGCAAATCAATACGAATTGGAATTACCGGAATTCCCGGAGTTGGCAAAAGCACTTTTATAGAAGCAGTTGGAAAGGAGCTTGTAAAGCAAGGGAAAAAAGTTGCTGTTTTGGCAATTGACCCCAGCAGTAGCCGAAGTAAAGGAAGCATACTTGGTGATAAAACACGAATGTCGGCACTTTCGTCAACTCATAATGCATTTATTCGCCCTTCACCTGCATCAGGTACTTTGGGTGGAGTTGCTCGCAAAACAAGAGAAACAATTCTTTTGTGTGAAGCTGCAGGATTTGATATAATTTTTGTTGAAACAGTAGGAGTAGGTCAGTCCGAAACAACAGTTCATTCAATGGTAGATTTTTTTCTGATGCTTATGCTTGCCGGTGCAGGAGATGAGTTACAAGGAATTAAAAGAGGAATTATGGAGCTTGCTGATATGATTCTTATCAACAAAGCTGATGAGAATACTATTGAAAAAGTTCAAAATGCAAAACAAACATATCAAAACACATTGCATCTTTTTCCTGCAAAGCCATCAGGCTGGCAGGCATACACCGGTTTTTGCTCTTCAGTATCGGGTGAAGGAATTGATAAGGTATGGCAAAAAATACTTGAATTTAAAAATTTAACTCAAAATAACGGAAGCTTTCAAACTAACAGAAAAGAGCAGTTAAAGTTCTGGCTTTACGAAACGATTAATTCGCAATTGAAAAGTTATTTTTACAATGATGAAAATATTAAGCAAAATATAAATCAATTTGAAAAAGATGTTCTTGAAAATAAAATAAGTCCTTTTGTTGCAGCACAGGAATTGTTAGCAATTAGAAATAAAACAAATAAATAA
- a CDS encoding thioredoxin — protein sequence MKIILKSFFILIILFQINTSFSQGINQKLTNNKTGEVILIGQCTLDAFLKDKFIEWYKPEFNSYKYNLQKKILDSIKPQLTDISIKIVLGTWCSDSREHFPHFMTVLDYLEFDNKNLTIICVDRNRIAGTVPTDYLNIVRVPTFIIYREKIELGRIIETPIESLEKDLLKIFKGIYTQTH from the coding sequence ATGAAAATCATTTTAAAATCATTTTTCATTTTAATAATACTGTTTCAAATAAATACATCTTTTTCTCAAGGGATAAATCAAAAACTAACGAACAATAAAACAGGAGAGGTTATTCTTATTGGGCAATGTACTTTAGATGCTTTTTTAAAAGATAAATTTATAGAATGGTATAAACCTGAATTTAATAGTTACAAATATAATTTGCAGAAGAAAATTCTTGACAGCATAAAGCCTCAATTAACTGATATTTCTATAAAAATTGTTCTTGGAACTTGGTGTTCCGATAGTAGAGAGCATTTTCCTCATTTTATGACAGTGCTTGATTATTTGGAATTTGATAACAAAAATTTAACAATTATTTGTGTTGACAGAAACAGAATTGCAGGGACTGTTCCTACCGATTATTTAAATATTGTTAGAGTTCCAACATTCATTATTTATAGAGAAAAAATCGAATTAGGCAGAATTATAGAAACTCCAATTGAATCACTTGAAAAAGATCTTTTAAAAATATTTAAAGGCATTTATACTCAAACTCATTAA